A window from Enterocloster bolteae encodes these proteins:
- the ilvD gene encoding dihydroxy-acid dehydratase yields MKSDAVKTGMQQAPHRSLFNALGMTEEEMRKPLVGIVSSYNEIVPGHMNLDKIVDAVKLGVAMAGGTPVVFPAIAVCDGIAMGHIGMKYSLVTRDLIADSTECMALAHQFDALVMVPNCDKNVPGLLMAAARINVPTVFVSGGPMLAGHVKGHKTSLSSMFEAVGAYAAGNMSEEDVKEFENKACPTCGSCSGMYTANSMNCLTEVLGMGLKGNGTIPAVYSERIKLAKHAGMKVMEMYEKNIRPRDIMTKEAFMNALTMDMALGCSTNSMLHLPAIAHEAGVELNVDIANEISARTPNLCHLAPAGPTYIEDLNEAGGIYAVMKEISKKGLLNLDCMTVTGRTVGENIKDCVNRNPEVIRPVENPYSQTGGIAILKGNLAPDSAVVKRSAVAPEMLKHEGPARVFDCEEDAIDAIKNGRIVAGDVVVIRYEGPKGGPGMREMLNPTSAIAGMGLGSTVALITDGRFSGASRGASIGHASPEAAVGGPIALVEEGDIISIDIDNHELNVLVSDQEMEARKAKWQPRTPQVTTGYLARYASLVTSADRGAVLQVK; encoded by the coding sequence ATGAAAAGTGATGCGGTTAAGACAGGTATGCAGCAGGCACCCCACAGGTCCCTGTTTAATGCTCTTGGTATGACAGAGGAAGAGATGAGAAAGCCTCTGGTGGGTATTGTAAGTTCCTATAATGAGATAGTTCCGGGCCATATGAACCTGGATAAGATTGTGGATGCCGTGAAGCTGGGCGTTGCCATGGCCGGCGGTACTCCGGTGGTGTTCCCGGCTATTGCTGTCTGCGATGGTATTGCCATGGGGCATATCGGCATGAAGTATTCCCTGGTGACCCGGGATTTGATTGCGGATTCCACGGAGTGTATGGCGCTGGCCCATCAGTTTGACGCGTTGGTAATGGTGCCTAACTGTGATAAGAATGTTCCGGGACTTCTGATGGCAGCAGCCAGGATTAATGTGCCCACCGTGTTTGTCAGCGGCGGTCCTATGCTGGCCGGCCATGTGAAGGGGCATAAAACCAGCCTTTCCAGCATGTTTGAGGCGGTGGGCGCTTACGCGGCAGGCAACATGTCTGAGGAGGATGTGAAGGAGTTTGAGAATAAGGCATGTCCTACCTGCGGTTCCTGTTCCGGCATGTATACGGCTAACAGCATGAACTGCCTGACCGAGGTCCTGGGTATGGGACTTAAGGGAAACGGCACCATCCCGGCTGTTTATTCCGAGCGCATCAAGCTGGCGAAACATGCCGGCATGAAGGTGATGGAGATGTACGAGAAGAACATCCGCCCAAGGGATATCATGACAAAAGAAGCATTTATGAACGCCCTGACCATGGATATGGCGCTGGGATGCTCCACCAACAGCATGCTTCACCTTCCTGCCATTGCCCATGAGGCGGGCGTGGAGCTGAATGTGGATATTGCCAACGAAATCAGCGCAAGAACCCCCAACCTGTGCCATCTGGCGCCGGCAGGACCTACCTACATAGAGGATTTGAACGAGGCAGGGGGAATCTATGCGGTTATGAAGGAAATCAGCAAGAAGGGGCTTCTGAACCTGGACTGCATGACTGTCACGGGCAGGACCGTGGGAGAGAATATAAAGGACTGCGTCAACAGGAACCCGGAGGTTATCCGTCCGGTGGAGAATCCCTACAGCCAGACCGGCGGCATTGCCATATTAAAGGGCAATCTGGCACCGGATTCCGCAGTGGTGAAGCGCTCCGCTGTTGCGCCTGAGATGTTAAAGCATGAGGGACCGGCCAGGGTATTTGACTGCGAGGAGGATGCCATTGATGCCATCAAGAACGGCAGGATTGTAGCCGGAGACGTGGTGGTTATCCGCTATGAAGGACCTAAGGGAGGTCCGGGCATGAGGGAGATGCTCAACCCTACCTCTGCCATTGCCGGTATGGGACTGGGCTCCACGGTGGCCCTGATTACAGACGGACGTTTCTCCGGCGCCTCCAGAGGCGCTTCCATCGGCCACGCCTCACCTGAGGCAGCAGTGGGAGGCCCCATTGCCCTGGTGGAAGAGGGGGATATTATTTCCATTGATATTGACAACCATGAGCTGAACGTGCTGGTATCCGACCAGGAGATGGAAGCCAGGAAGGCCAAGTGGCAGCCCCGCACACCGCAGGTTACCACAGGATATCTGGCCAGATACGCGTCCCTGGTTACTTCCGCTGACAGGGGAGCTGTGCTGCAGGTAAAATGA